Proteins from a single region of Clupea harengus chromosome 5, Ch_v2.0.2, whole genome shotgun sequence:
- the aurka gene encoding aurora kinase A: MDAGMIKATKDFKSHGTDTEKISSNGPQRVPVQAYVKPMVPQSQRVPDHPNGPQRIPRPVSHQKSVPHTPRVKPAGPDDQNVNPAHAATQPPPQLKTKITQGPVATDTPRVAKSKPEKSSQLSSGTSSSSKSRWNLENFEIGRALGKGKFGNVYLARERQSMFILALKVLFKKQLEKAGVEHQLRREVEIQSHLRHPNILRLYGYFHDASRVYLILEFAPKGELYSELQRRGTFNDQRSATYIMELADALHYCHSKDVIHRDIKPENLLLGPNGELKIADFGWSVHTPSSRRSTLCGTLDYLPPEMIEGRTHDEKVDLWSLGVLCYEFLVGKPPFETKTHEETYRKISRVDFTFPPHVSAGSRDLISRLLKHNPLHRLPTQGVMAHPWVAENSIKKPTIPLPDPNSGTSQ, encoded by the exons ATGGATGCAGGAATGATCAAGGCGACCAAAGACTTCAAATCGCACGGAACAGATACTGAGAAG ATAAGCAGCAACGGGCCTCAACGGGTTCCGGTACAAGCCTATGTGAAGCCCATGGTGCCTCAATCACAGCGCGTTCCAGACCACCCAAATGGACCACAGCGTATTCCACGACCCGTTAGCCACCAAAAATCTGTGCCTCACACACCTCGCGTGAAGCCGGCTGGTCCTGATGACCAGAACGTTAATCCAGCGCACGCTGCAACCCAGCCCCCACCTCAGCTCAAAACAAAGATTACCCAGGGACCTGTTGCCACGGATACTCCAAGGGTCGCAAAGTCGAAGCCTGAAAAGTCCAGCC AGCTATCTAGTGGCACATCCTCTAGTTCAAA GAGTCGCTGGAATCTGGAAAACTTTGAAATTGGCCGAGCTCTTGGAAAAGGCAAATTTGGTAATGTGTATTTGGCCAGGGAACGTCAGAGTATGTTCATTCTGGCCTTGAAGGTCCTCTTCAAAAAGCAGCTGGAGAAGGCTGGGGTTGAGCATCAGCTCAGAAGAGAAGTAGAAATTCAGTCCCATCTCAG ACACCCCAATATACTTCGTCTGTATGGCTATTTCCATGATGCTTCCCGTGTATACCTCATACTGGAGTTTGCACCCAAAGGAGAGCTTTACAGTGAACTCCAGCGCCGTGGAACTTTCAATGACCAGAGGAGTGCTACG TACATCATGGAGCTGGCTGATGCCTTGCACTACTGCCACTCTAAGGATGTTATCCATCGAGATATCAAGCCCGAGAATCTCCTCCTTGGACCCAACGGCGAGCTAAAAATAGCAGATTTTGGTTGGTCTGTCCACACTCCGTCGTCAAG GAGGTCTACTCTGTGCGGAACTCTGGATTACCTGCCACCAGAGATGATCGAGGGTAGGACGCATGATGAAAAAGTAGACCTGTGGAGTTTGGGTGTGCTCTGTTACGAGTTTCTGGTCGGAAAGCCACCATTTGAAACCAAGACTCATGAAGAAACTTACCGCAAGATATCCAGG GTCGACTTCACCTTCCCCCCACACGTGAGTGCTGGCAGTCGGGACCTCATCTCTCGCCTGCTGAAGCACAACCCCTTGCACAGGCTACCAACTCAGGGAGTGATGGCCCACCCCTGGGTGGCAGAGAACTCGATCAAGAAGCCAACTATCCCCCTTCCAGACCCCAACTCGGGCACCAGCCA